From a single Saimiri boliviensis isolate mSaiBol1 chromosome 7, mSaiBol1.pri, whole genome shotgun sequence genomic region:
- the LRTM2 gene encoding leucine-rich repeat and transmembrane domain-containing protein 2, with translation MGLQKLGPRTDRRRTQGLLSPQSDRARRAMGLTMLAPGSSPEQRGRLALQWRQVSWITCWIALYAVEALPTCPFSCKCDSRSLEVDCSGLGLTAVPLDVPAATRTLLLLNNKLSALPSWAFANLSSLQRLDLSNNFLDQLPHSIFGDLTNLTELQLRNNSIRTLDRDLLRHSPLLRHLDLSINGLAQLPPGLFDGLLALRSLSLRSNRLQNLDRLTFEPLANLQLLQVGDNPWECDCNLRDFKHWMEWFSYRGGRLDQLACTLPKELRGKDMRMVPMEMFNYCSQLEDENSSAGLDIPGPPCTKASPEPAKPKPGAEPEPEPSTACPQKQRHRPVSVRRAMGTVIIAGVVCGIVCIMMVVAAAYGCIYASLMAKYHRELKKRQPLMGDPEGEHEDQKQISSVA, from the exons ATGGGGCTGCAGAAACTGGGACCCAG gACTGACAGGCGGCGCACCCAGGGGCTCCTCTCTCCCCAGAGCGACAGGGCCCGGAGAGCCATGGGCCTCACCATGCTGGCACCAGGCAGCAGCCCTGAGCAGAGGGGCAGGCTTGCCCTGCAGTGGAGGCAGGTGTCCT GGATCACCTGCTGGATTGCCCTGTATGCGGTGGAggccctccccacctgccccttcTCCTGCAAGTGTGACAGCCGCAGCCTGGAGGTGGACTGCAGTGGTCTAGGCCTCACCGCGGTGCCCCTGGATGTGCCTGCGGCCACCCGAACCCTCTTGCTCCTGAACAATAAGCTGAGTGCCCTGCCAAGCTGGGCTTTCGCCAACCTGTCCAGCCTGCAGCGCTTGGACCTGTCCAACAACTTCCTGGACCAGCTGCCCCACTCCATTTTCGGGGACCTGACCAATCTGACCGAGCTGCAGCTGCGCAATAACAGCATCAGGACCCTGGACAGAGACCTGCTGCGACACTCCCCACTGCTCCGCCACCTGGACCTGTCCATCAACGGCCTGGCCCAGCTGCCCCCTGGCCTTTTTGACGGGCTCCTGGCTCTGCGCTCCCTCTCGCTTCGCTCCAATCGCCTGCAGAACCTCGACCGGCTGACGTTTGAACCCTTGGCGAACCTGCAGCTGTTGCAGGTGGGGGATAACCCCTGGGAGTGTGACTGTAACCTGCGTGATTTCAAACACTGGATGGAGTGGTTCTCCTACCGAG GGGGGCGCTTGGACCAGCTTGCCTGCACCCTCCCGAAGGAGCTGAGGGGGAAGGACATGCGCATGGTCCCCATGGAGATGTTCAACTACTGCTCCCAGCTGGAGGACGAGAATAGCTCAGCTGGGCTGGATATTCCTGGGCCACCCTGCACCAAGGCCAGTCCAGAGCCTGCTAAGCCCAAGCCCGGGGCTGAGCCAGAGCCTGAGCCCAGCACAGCCTGCCCCCAGAAGCAGAGGCACCGGCCGGTGAGCGTGAGGCGAGCCATGGGCACGGTGATCATCGCAGGGGTCGTGTGTGGCATCGTCTGCATCATGATGGTGGTGGCTGCTGCCTACGGCTGCATCTATGCCTCCCTCATGGCCAAGTACCACCGGGAGCTCAAGAAGCGCCAGCCCCTGATGGGGGACCCTGAGGGTGAGCATGAGGACCAGAAGCAGATCTCTTCTGTGGCCTGA